The Streptomyces liliiviolaceus sequence CGCTGAAGTAGCGGTAGACGGCCCCCGCCGAGAGGTTCACCTCTTTCAGCACGTCCTGCATGGACGTGGCGTGGAACCCGTTGCGGGCGAAGCAGCGGGCCGCGCCGTCGAGGATCTGGCGGCGACGGGCGTCGAGGTGTTCCTGGGATACGCGAGCCATGCCCCTGAAACTAAAACGAACATTCCTTCTTGACAAGCCCGGACACCGGCGGGACAGTGGGCGCACAGCTAAAACGAACGATCCTTCTTTTTAAGGCACCCTCACCCGAATCGAGGAAAGAAGCATGTCCGCCACGTCCGCTACGTCCGCGTCCACGTCATCGGCGCCCCCGGCCGCGACGGCGCCCCACGCCTCCCCGCAGCCGCCGCACCGCCGCCACATCGCAGCCGTCGTCCTGCTGGTCCCGGTCCTGGCGGCCCTCGCCTTGTGGGCCTTCGCCTGGCCCGCGGCCCGAACGGCCCCGCACGATCTGCCGCTGGGCGTGGCGGGTCCGGCGGCCGCGACCGCCCAGGTGCAGAAGCAACTCGAAGCCCACGAGGGCGCCTTCGAGATCCACCGCTACGCGGACGAGGCCGCCGCGCGGGACGCCATCGAGGACCGGACCGTATACGGCGCGGTCGTCGTCACCGCGCAGGGCCCCAAGCTGCTCACCGCCTCGGCGGCGAGCCCGCTCGTGGCGCAGTCGCTCCAGCAGGCCGTGGCCCAGCGGGCGGCCGGCGCCCCGATGGAGACCGTCGACGTCGTACCGGCCGCCGCGGACGACCCGCGCGGCTCGGTCCTGACGTCCAGCGTGCTGCCCATGACGCTGGCCGGAATCGCCGCGGGAGCGGTGGTGACCCTGCTGGGTCTGCGCGGCCGACGCGCGGTCGCCGCGCTGGTCGGCGCTGCCCTGGTGGTGGGTACGGTGGCCGCGCTCATCGCGGGCAACTGGCTCGGGGCCCTGACCGGGAGCTGGTGGCCCGAGGCGGGTGCGCTGGCGCTCTCGACGCTGGCCGTGAGCGCCGCCGTCGCGGGACTCGCCGCGCTGCTCGGCACGCCGGGGATCGGGCTCGGGGCGTTCGTGGTGATGATGCTCGGCAATCCGTTCTCCGGGGCGAGTTCGGCACCCGAGATGCTGCCGGCGCCGGTCGGCGTGATCGGCCAGTGGCTGCCGCCGGGGGCCGGGGCGTCGCTTCTGCGCTCGGTCTCCTTCTTCGACGGGGCGGCGGCGGGCGGGCCCGCGTTGACGTTGGCGTGGTGGGCCGTGCTGGGGCTGGGGGCGGTGCTGCTGGGCAGCGCGCTCAAGCGCCGCGCGGCGTCGGTCACGCCCTGAGCCCTCACCCCACGGACCGACCGTGCGCCCCCGCAGTAGCGGACGGGGGTGCACGGTCTTTTCACTTGCGTGCGCTTCCACACGGGGTGCGGCCCGGCGGGGGCTGGCCGCGCAGTTCCCCGCGCCCCTAGGTGAGTCACGGCGCAGGCGACCTGTCCACCTCGCCCACTCACGCCTCATCGCCGCAGTTCCGCGTGCTCCCAGGTGAGCGACGCCCAGGCAGCCTGTCCACCTCGCCCGCTATCGCGTCGACACCGGGTGCGGGCCGGTGGGGGCGGGCCGCGCAGTTCCCCGCGCCCCTAGGTGGATAGCGGCGCAGGCAGCGATCTGGGCAAGCGGCGACCGGGGCAGCCTGTCTGCCGGCTTCGGCTTGGTGCGTGATGCGTGCGTGCGTGGCGAGTGTCGGAGGCCCGGGGAACTGCACACCCGCAGCCACCCCACCCACCCAGGGGCGCGGGGAACTGCGCGGCTCACCCCCACCGGCCCGCACCCGGCGACGAACCCGCGATGAACCCCACCCAGGGCCCAGCCCAGCCCACCTACGACACCCCCGGCCCCCGATGCTCCGCCGCGATCCCGAACCGCTGTCGTTCGCCGGAGGCGGACGCGGGTGCGGACCCATGGACCCCGGACACCGAGCGGATCACCCGCTCGTCCCCCACCGCGTCGAGCTTCTCAAGTCGCTCCAGGTCAGCCGCGGAGACCAGGGCGACGAGGGGCTTTCCGTGCCGCGTCACGACGACGCGTTCCGCGCCGTACACCACGCGGTTGATCAGGTCGGCGAGTTCAGCCCTGGCTTGCGTCACCGGAATCTCGTAGGCCATGCTCCCCATCATAACGTGATGTACGTCCTGTACATTTTTTACAGGACCTCTCCCGGAGGAGGCGCATGTCGTGACCCGCTCAACAAACCGACCTTCCGCCCGACCGTCCGCCCGCCACGTCCTGCCCGAGTTCACCGAGCGCACCAGTTCGGGGACGCGGACCCTGGACCCGTACTCCAAGCTCCTCGAAGAGCGGATCGTGTTTCTCGGGACGCCGATCGACGACACGTACGCGGCGGCCGTCCACGACACGATGCGGTACGTCAGCTGCGAGGTGGAGACCGTCTGCCTCGGGCAGGCCGCGTCCGCCGCCGCGGTGCTGCTGGCGGCGGGCACACCGGGCAAGCGGTACGCGCTGCCGGGCGCCCGCGTCCTGCTCCAGCAGCCGCACCTGTCGGAGCCGGTCCAGGGCCAGGCGTCCGACCTGGCCATCCAGGCGGACGAACTGCTGCGCACCCGCGCCCGGATGGAGGAGCTGCTCGCCCGGCACACGGGGCGGAGCCGGGAGCGGATCGGCGCGGACATCGAGCGGGACACGATCCTCGACGCCCGCCAGGCCCTGGAGTACGGGCTGATCGACCGGATCGTCCCCAGCCGCAAGGCAGCCCTCGGCGCGCCCGACGACGCATCAGGCACGTCCGACACCCCCGGCGTGGGGTGATCCGCCGATGCTCCCACCCGAGTTGCCCCCGCTGCCGGCCCTGACCCGGGCCGAGGCAGAGCTGATCGACCGCTATCTGGAGGTGGTCGACCTGCTCGGCCGGATCAACCCGGCGCACTCCGGCGACACCTACCGCGGACTGCGCGCGGCCCAGGCACTGGTCGGCAGGGCCACCGCGCTGCGCGACGCCCTGACCCTGATGCACCAGCGGGGCGAGAACGAGCTGCACGCCGCAACCCTGGCGCGGGCCCTGCGCGTCCTCGACGGTGAGCGCAGGGCGCGCCGGGTCGCCCTGCCGCCCGGCTCCGACACCTGACGTACACCCACCGCTCCGGCCTCGCACAGGCACTTGACGAGGCGTCCGCACCAGAGTTGAAACGGACCAGAAGGTGTACCCCCGGTTGGCGTAGCCGGAGCTGCTCCCACAGGCCCGCGGGAGTTGCGCAAGGCGCGTACGTCCGGGGCGGAATCAACCATTCCGGTGCTGGTGCGGGGGTCCTTGAGGCTCTCGACGCCCACCCGTAGAAAGGGCTGTCCACCCGAACGGGTGAGTGGTGAGTAAGCCCACAAATCGCCGATTCCGCTCGGCTTTTGGGACATCAGTGCGTCAAGATCCCTGCGACGACAAGCCCCCGCCAGAAGCGGCGGGGCGGTCCGGGCGGACGCCGAGTCCTGCCGCTGCCCGGATGACCGGTCGACAGAAGTGCATCGGCAGGAGTGGAGGACCCAGGCACGACGGGCCGCCGGAGAGATCCGAGTGGCCCTTGGGGTGAAGCCGCAGCTGCGGCCGGGCAACTTCGCCAGCCCGAATCCGACAGGTCATCCTTCACAGGCGGCTGACGAAGGGTTGCGCATGACTGCGCTCAATCGTGTCCCGTCGCTGTTCAGCAGGGCCGGTACCGCATCGGTCCTCACCATCGCCGCCGTAGGCGGCGGCATAGTGGCCCCCGGCTTCGCGTCCGACGCGGAAGCGGCCACCCCCGCGACGAAGGCACTCAAGGTGGCGGCCTCCAAGAAGGGTTCCCCGTACAAGTACGGGGCCGTGGGGCCCAAGCGCTTCGACTGCTCCGGCCTCACGCTCTACTCGTTCAAGAAGGCGGGCAAGAAGCTGCCCCGCACGGCCGCGGCCCAGTACAACAAGACGAACCACGTCTCCTCCTCGAACCGCAAGCAGGGGGACCTGGTCTTCTTCCACTCGGGCCGGAACGTCTACCACGTGGGCATCTACGCCGGTAAGGGACGGATCTGGCACTCCCCGAAGACCGGGGACGTGGTGAAGCTCCAGAAGATCTGGACCAAGAGCGTCTGGTACGGCCGGGTCAGGTGATCCGCCCGCGGGGTGGCCGTGGTGATCGGATCGCCACGGCCACCCCGTGAGGGACCCGTCCCGACACCCGTGAGGGACCAGGACCTGACGCGTGATTTCGGCCGCTGAATGGTTACTCGTTCACTCATGGACGATCCGCACCACCACGAGGAGCGCGACGAGACCCGTCTTGAGCGCGCCGACCGGAATTTCCTCGAACTCCTCCAGGAGCTACGGGTCACCCAGACGGGCATCCAGATCCTCTTCGCCTTCCTGCTGACCCTCGCCTTCACCCCGCGGTTCCCGTCCCTCGACACCGTGCAGCGCACCACGTACGTCGTCACCCTGCTGCTCGCGGTCCTGGCGGCCGCGCTCTTCACGGCCCCCGCCGCCCTGCACCGCCGGCTGTTCCAGCAGGGCGCCAAGCCTCTGCTGGTCAAAACCTCGTCCCGGCTCGCGCAGATCGGTCTGGCCGCGCTCGCGCTCGCTCTCACCGGTTCCATGCTGCTCGTCGTGGACGTGGCGGTGGACAGGACCGAGGGGATCGTGGCCGGGGCGACCACTCTGCTCCTGTGCGTCGGGCTGTGGGAGGTCCTGCCGTATCTGCTGAAGCGGGCCGCGGACAAGAATCCGGACGTCTAGGCGGTTCGCCGGACGTCCGGTGCGTTGTGCCTTGCGCCTTGTGCGTTGGGTCTTGAGCGCTGTGCGTTGTGCCTTGTCCGCGGGCTCGTCGTGGCTGGGCGCGCAGTTCCCCGCGCCCCTTCAGGGCGCTGCCCCAGGCGGTTGATCACTCGGCCCGGACCGGCTGTGCCGGGGCCGTCCAGGGGAGCATGATCGATACGGTCTTTCCGCCCTCTCTGGTGGGGCGGACCGTGAGCTTGCCGCCGGACTCCGCCGTCAGCCAGCGGATGATCACCATGCCCCGGCCGTTGTCCTGCTGGACGGCCGCGGGCAGCCGTTTCGGGAAGCGCGGGTGGCTGTCGGTCACACCGATGAGCAGTTGTTCGTCACGGTCGAGTTCGATGTCCACCGTGAAGGTGGGTGACAGCCCGAAGGTGTGTTGTACCGCGTTCGTGGCGAGTTCGGAGACGATGAGCCGGACCGTGTCCGCGGTCTCCGAGTCGGACGGCAGTCCCCATTCGGCCAGCACGTCGGTGACATACGTACGGGCGGCGGAGACCGAGGCGGGATCGCTCGGCAGAGTGACGGATGCTTCCTGGTGGTCTGCCATGCGACGTCGTCCCTTTCCCACGGGACCGGGGTCCGACCGAAGCGGATGACTTCGAGACGGTCCCGGACTGGTGCTTGCGCCAGAGTGCCACTACCTCGGCGTTCGTGGTGCCGATCCACCAAGATATGCATATATCTGTCGCTCGAAGCGGTGAACTCTGCGCCCGTCGACCGTATTTGGGCGGGCAGCTGGTTTGTCCTCTACCGTCGGCGTGACGCCGGGCGCTGTAGCGCCTGCGCGACGGTCGGAAGGAGACGGCCATGCAGTACGGCCCCGCGGTACGCCGCCGTAAGCTCGGCACCGAACTGCGTGCCCTGCGCGCCCGCGCGGGCCTCACGAGCGGCGAGGCCGCGCGGCTCGTGGGCTGGCACCAGTCGAAGGTGAGCCGGATCGAGACCGGCCGCAGCGGGGTCAAGGCCGCCGACGTGCGGCGCCTCCTGGACGCGTACGACGTCCGGGACCCGGAGCTGCACGAGTTGCTCGTCGTGCTGGCGGGCGCGGACGGCGACGGCCGGCACCACTGGTGGCACGCCTACCGGGGCCTTCTGCCGTCGACGTACAGCGATTTCATCAGCCTTGAGGCGCAGGCGGACGCGATGCGCACGCTGGAGAACTCCGTGGTGCCGGGGCTCCTGCAGACACCGGAGTACGCCCGTGAGGTGACCCGCGCCGCCCTGGACGGGGTGCCCGACGGCAAGGTCGACGCTCTGGTCGAGATGCTGGTGAAGGTGCGCCTCGCGCGCCAGGACGTACTGCGTTCGAACAAACCGCTCCGGCTGAGTGTCGTTCTGGACGAGGCGGTACTGCGACGGACCGTGGGCGGACCGGACGTCATGGCACGGCAGTTGGACCGGTTGCGGGAGGCCGCGCACCTCCCTCACGTGCGGATTCAGGTGCTTCCCTTCGGAGTTGGGGCTCACATCGGAGTCACAGGTCCCTTTGTTATTTTTTCGTTTACGAACAGATCTGATCTGGACGTGGTTGTTCTCGACCACTTGACGAGTAGCCTTTATCTCGAACAGAGGGAAGACCTCCAGTCGTACGTAGAGGCCTTCACCTCCCTTCAGGGCCAGGCCCTTTCGCCCGAGGACACGTTGGATCTCATCGCCGGTGTAGCTGACGGCGCATAAGGAGGCACCATGCCCGCCACGCCTCGGTACGTACCTTCCAGCACCCATCCCAGCGCTCATCTGCACGGTGTGCGGTGGTGGCGCAGCAGCCGCAGCACGGGAATGAACAACTGCGTCGAGACGGCCCGGCCGGACTCCGGCCCGTGGGCCGGACTGCTCGCGGTGCGCGACTCCAAGGACGCGTCGGGGCCCGCCCTGCTCTTCGCCCCCGCGGCCTGGGAAGGCTTTATCGGCGCGCTTCGATGATCACGCCGACGGCCCGGTCGACCTGCCCGTCGGTGAGATCCGCGCGGGCCGTGAGCCGCAGCCGTGAGATGCCGTCCGGCACCGACGGAGGGCGGAAGCAGCCGACGGCCAGACCCGCCGCACGGCACTCGGCGGCCCAGCGCAGCGCCTGCTCCGGGGACGGGGCGCGCACGGAGACGACCGCCGCGTCCGGCCGTACCGCTTCGAGACCCTCGGCCGTCAGGCGCTCGTACAGCGCGGTGGCCACCGCACGCGCGCGTGCGGCCCGTTCCGGTTCCTCCCGCAGCAGCCGCAGGGCCGCCAGGGCCGCGCCCGCCGCCGCGGGCGCCAGACCCGTGTCGAAGATGAAGGTGCGGGCCGCGTTCACCAGATGGTCGATGACGTGGGCCGGTCCGAGGACGGCACCGCCCTGGCTGCCGAGCGACTTCGACAGCGTGACGGTGGTGACGACGTCGGGCGCGCCCGCGAGTCCCGCCGCCCACGCGGCGCCCCGCCCGCCGTCGCCGATGACGCCGAGACCGTGCGCGTCGTCCAGCACCAGCGCCGCGCCCGGCCTGCCGGGCTTCCCCGCCTCCCCCGTTTCGCCCGCTTCCCCCGCGTCCCGGCAGGCCGCGGCCAGTGCCGTCAGCGGGGCCGCGTCGCCGTCCACCGAGAAGACCGTGTCGGAGACGACGATCGCGGGCCCGGCGCGCGTGTCCAGTGCCTTGCGGACGGCGTCGGGGTCGGCGTGGGCGACGACCTGCGTGGTGCCGCGCGCGAGCCGGCAGCCGTCGATCAGGGAGGCGTGGTTGCCCGCGTCGGAGACGATGAGCGAGCCGTGCGGCGCCAGCGCGGTGACGGCGGCGAGGTTGGCCGCGTAGCCGGAGGAGAAGACCAGGGCGGACTCGAAGCCGCAGAACCCGGCCAGTTCGCGTTCGAGTTCCGCGTGCAGCTCCGTGGAGCCGCTGACGAGCCGGGAGCCGGTGGCGCCGCCGCCCCAGGTCCTGGCGGCCCGCGCGGCGCCCTCCGTGACCTCGGGGTGCCGGGCCAGGCCAAGATAGTCGTTCCCGGCGAGGTCGAGGAGCGCGGAGTCGGCGGGGCGCGGACGCAAGGTACGGACGAGTCCGGCCCGGGAGCGCGCCCGTGCCTGCTCGTCGATCCACTCGAACGGCGATCGGGCCATGTGTCCTCCGGCCATGAGGTGGGGGTGGGTGCGGGTGTCCCATGGGGCCCCGACACACGACTTTCCGCCCGGCCGTCCCCACTGTCCTGTGCGGACAACGCACAGCTGCCTTTTGTAGGCAACGCACAGACCCTAGCCGGATCACCAGCCACCCATGGTGTGGCAATGCCCACACGTCGACCGCTCTCTGTTGTCTGGTTCCTCCTTGGCCCGGTGCGGTCGGATAGGCCAGGATCGGATCTCATGGACCTGCTGAACACGCTGCTGGACAAGGGGCTTCGGCGCGAGCTGCCGACCCGCGACGAGGCGCTGGCCGTGCTGGCCACCTCCGACGACGAACTCCTCGATGTGGTGGCCGCGGCCGGCAAGGTACGCCGCCAGTGGTTCGGCCGACGGGTGAAGCTCAACTACCTCGTCAACCTCAAGTCGGGTCTGTGCCCCGAGGACTGCTCCTACTGCTCGCAGCGGCTCGGTTCGAAGGCCGAGATCCTCAAGTACACCTGGCTGAAGCCCGACCAGGCCTCCGAGGCCGCGGCGGCCGGGCTGGCGGGGGGCGCCAAGCGGGTGTGTCTGGTGGCGAGCGGCCGCGGTCCCACCGACCGTGACGTCGACCGGGTCTCGGACACCATCAAAGCGATCAAGGACCAGAACGAGGGCGTAGAGGTCTGCGCATGCCTCGGGCTCCTCTCGGACGGCCAGGCCGAGCGCCTGCGCGACGCGGGGGCGGACGCCTACAACCACAACCTCAACACCTCCGAGGGGACGTACGGGGACATCACCACCACCCACACGTACGCCGACCGGGTGGACACGGTCCAGAAGGCACACGCGGCGGGTCTGTCGGCCTGCTCCGGGCTGATCGCGGGCATGGGCGAGAGCGACGAGGACCTCGTCGACGTCGTCTACGCGCTGCGGGCCCTCGACCCGGACTCGGTCCCGGTCAACTTCCTGATCCCCTTCGAGGGCACCCCGCTCGCCAAGGAGTGGAACCTCACCCCGCAGCGGTGTCTGCGCATCCTCGCGATGGTCCGGTTCGTCTGTCCGGACGTCGAGGTGCGCATCGCGGGCGGCCGCGAGGTCCATCTCCGTACGATGCAGCCCCTCGCCCTGCATCTCGCCAACTCGATCTTCCTCGGCGACTACCTCACCAGTGAGGGCCAGGCGGGCAAGGCGGACCTGGACATGATCGCGGACGCCGGTTTCGAGGTGGAGGGCACGGGCGAGGTGACGCTCCCGGAGCACCGGGCCACCGCGCACGGCGGCTGCGGCTCGCACGCGGACGCCGACGCGGGCGCCGGATGCGGTTCGCACGGGGGCGGCGGTTGCGGCCCCTGCGGTTCGACCGCGCAGGAGGCGGCACCCGAGGAGCCGGTCCATGAGGCCGCGCGGGGCTCCGAGGCGCGTACGGACCTGGTCTCGGTACGCCGCCGGGGCGCCGGAACGGATCTCGCGCCCAATGCCTGATCTGCCCGCGCCCGACACCGCCGTGGCCGCCGTGGCCGCCGATCAGGTCCGTGAACTGCTCGAACTCGACCGGCGGCACGTGTGGCATCCGTACGGGCCGATGCCGGGCCGGCAGGAACCGCTCGTCGTGGAGTCGGCGAGCGGGGTGCGGCTGCGCCTGGCCGGCGGCCGTGGCAGTAGCGGTGGCGGTGACGGTGACGAGCTGATCGACGGCATGTCGTCCTGGTGGTCCGCGATCCACGGCTACAACCACCCGGCCCTCAACGAGGCGGCGCGCGACCAGCTCGGCCGGATGAGCCATGTGATGTTCGGCGGGCTCACGCACGAACCGGCCGTACGACTGGCGAAGCGCCTTGTCGACATGTCGCCGGAGGGACTTGAGCATGTCTTCCTGGCCGACTCCGGCTCGGTGTCCGTCGAGGTCGCCGTCAAGATGTGCCTCCAGCACTGGCGTTCGCTCGGCCGCCCCGGCAAGCGGCGCCTGCTGACCTGGCGCGGCGGCTACCACGGCGACACCTGGCAGCCGATGTCGGTGTGCGACCCCGAGGGCGGGATGCACGAGCTGTGGCAGGGCGTGCTCCAGCGCCAGGTCTTCGCCGACGCGCCCCCGGTCGCGTACGAGGAGGCGTACGCCGATGACCTGCGTGCGCTGATCGAGCGGCATGCGGACGAGCTGGCCGCGGTGATCGTGGAGCCGGTGGTGCAGGGCGCGGGCGGGATGCGGTTCCACTCCCCCGCGTATCTGCGGGTGCTGCGCGAGGCGTGCGACGCCCATGACGTGCTGCTCGTGTTCGACGAGATCGCGACGGGCTTCGGGCGCACCGGGGCGTTGTTCGCGGCCGAGCACGCGGGCGTGACGCCGGATGTGATGTGCGTGGGCAAGGCGCTGACCGGCGGGTATCTGACGATGGCGGCGACGCTGTGCACCTCGCGGGTCGCGGAGGGCATCTCGCGGGGCGAGGTACCGGTCCTCGCCCACGGCCCGACCTTCATGGGCAACCCTCTGGCCGCCGCCGTGGCCTGTGCCTCGATCGACCTCCTCCTCGGCCAGGACTGGCGGACCGAGGTCAAACGGATCGAGACGGGGCTGCGGGACGGGTTGGCGCCGGCGGCGGAACTGCCCGGCGTCCGGGACGTACGCGTCCTCGGGGCCATCGGGGTGGTGCAGTTGGACCACGAGATCGACATGGCGGCGGCGACGCGGGCGGCGGTGCGCGAGGGTGTGTGGCTGCGCCCGTTCCGGGACCTCGTCTACACGATGCCGCCGTACGTCACCGGGGACGCCGATCTGGCGCGGATCACGGCGGCCGTGTGCGCGGCGGCTCGGGAGGGTTGAGATGACGGTACTGGTGATCACCGGCACGGGTACGGAGGTCGGGAAGACCGTCACCACGGCCGCGGTGGCCGCGGCGGCCGTCGCCGCCGGACGGTCGGTGGCCGTGCTCAAGCCCGCGCAGACCGGTGTGCTGCCGGGTGAGCCCGGGGACGCCGAGGAGGTCGCGCGGCTCGCCGGCGCGGTCACGGCCGTCGAACTCGCCCGCTATCCCGAGCCGTTGGCGCCCGCCACGGCCGCCCGGCGGGCCGGTCTCGCGCCGGTGCGGCCCGAGCAGGTGGCGGAGGCCGCGGCCAAGCTGGCCACCGAGCACGACCTCGTGCTGGTCGAGGGGGCGGGCGGGCTGCTCGTACGGTTCGACGAGGCGGGCGGGACGCTGGCGGACGCGGCGCGGCTGCTGGGGGCGCCCGTGGTGGTGGTCGCCTCCGCCGGGCTCGGGACGCTCAACACGACGGAGCTGACCGCGCGGGAACTGCGGTCCCGGGGGGTCGAGCTGCTCGGTGTCGTCATCGGCAGCTGGCCGGACGAGCCGGATCTGGCGTCGCGCTGCAACGTCCTCGATCTTCCCGTCGTGGCGGGAGCGCGGTTGCTGGGCGCGCTGCCTGAAGGGGTCGGTCGGGGGCCGGTTGCGGCGTTCCGGGGGGCGGTGGGGGGTTGGCTGGCGCCGGGTCTTGGCGGTACGTGGGACGCGGACGGGTTCGCGGCGTCGGTCTGAGCGGGATGGGTTTGGGCCGGTGGTCGGGTGCGGGCCGTGTGTGGCTGGCCGCGCAGTTCCCCGCGCCCCTGAAGGAGCGGGGCTGAGCGCCGCGTTCCAGTGCGGCTCAAAGCCAAAAGATTGCGCAGTTCCCCGCGCCCCTAAAGCCAAAGACAAAAGCCTGCGCCGTTCCCCGCGCCCCTAGGCGGGACGGGGCGCAGCCCCTCCCCGAGGGGCGCGGGGAACTGCGCGAGCAACCCCCACCGGACCCGCACGTCAAGGGGCGCGGGGAACTGCGCAATCGTTAGGGCCCACCCCCACCGTCCCGCAGACGAACACGGTTTTTCAGGGGCGCGGGGAACTGCGCGAGCAACCCCCACCGGAGCCGCAGCCGCAGCCGCAGTCGCAGTCGCAGCCGAGGAACAGCCCCGTAGCCGGCAGGCTCATTCCTCCGGTGCCAGCAGCCGTACCAGTTCGATCCGGGATCGTATGCCCAGGCGGTTGAACACCCCGCGCAGGTGATGGTCGATCGTCCGCGGACTGAGCAGCAGCCGCGCCGCGATCTCCCGGTTCGTCGCCCCCTCCGCGGCCATCCGCGCCACCGTGAGCTGCTGCGCGGTCAGCAGACCGCTCGTACCGGGCGCCCCGGCCGAGGACCGGACGGACGCGCCCAGCGCCCGCAACTCCGCCCGCGCCTCGGCCGCACAGTGCGGCGCCCCGAAGTACTCGAACGCCTCCAGCGCACTGTGCAGCCGGTCCCGCGCCTCCGTCCGCCGCCGCAGCCGCCGCAACGCCCCGCCGAACAACAGCTCCGTACGGGCCCGTTCGAAGTCACGGGTGCCGCCCGCGTGCAGGTCGAGGGCCGCACGGTAGTGGTCGGCGGCCTCGTGCCCGGTCGCCAGCAGGGCCCGGCAGCGGGCGCTCAGCGCAAGGTCGTCCGCGCTGCGCACGACCCGGGCCCAGCGGTCGTAGTCGGCGTGGGCGCTGCGTGCGACCCGGGTGTCGCCGGTGCGGACGGCGGCTTCCACGTAGTGCGGGGTGGCGAGATGGCGGACGGCCCGGTGCCCGTGCCCGGGGCCGAATCCGGCGAGCGCGCGCAGCCGGGACGCGGCTGCCGCGTACCGGCCCGTGCTGAGGTCGAGGAAGGCGAGCGCCCACAGGGCCAGCGCGGCGGGCAGCCCGAGGCCGTGTTCCAAAGCGTGCGCGCGGGCCACCTCGGCGCGCGCCCGGCAGAGTTCCTCGTCCCCGGTGACGGCCGCGAACATGGCGAGGGCCGCCTGGAGATGGCAGGCGCCGTTGTCCTGTCCGGTGGCGTACGCCTGCCGCAGGGCCTCCAGCGTGGCGGCCCCGGCGGACCGCGGGCGTCC is a genomic window containing:
- a CDS encoding helix-turn-helix domain-containing protein, translated to MQYGPAVRRRKLGTELRALRARAGLTSGEAARLVGWHQSKVSRIETGRSGVKAADVRRLLDAYDVRDPELHELLVVLAGADGDGRHHWWHAYRGLLPSTYSDFISLEAQADAMRTLENSVVPGLLQTPEYAREVTRAALDGVPDGKVDALVEMLVKVRLARQDVLRSNKPLRLSVVLDEAVLRRTVGGPDVMARQLDRLREAAHLPHVRIQVLPFGVGAHIGVTGPFVIFSFTNRSDLDVVVLDHLTSSLYLEQREDLQSYVEAFTSLQGQALSPEDTLDLIAGVADGA
- a CDS encoding ABC transporter permease; this translates as MSATSATSASTSSAPPAATAPHASPQPPHRRHIAAVVLLVPVLAALALWAFAWPAARTAPHDLPLGVAGPAAATAQVQKQLEAHEGAFEIHRYADEAAARDAIEDRTVYGAVVVTAQGPKLLTASAASPLVAQSLQQAVAQRAAGAPMETVDVVPAAADDPRGSVLTSSVLPMTLAGIAAGAVVTLLGLRGRRAVAALVGAALVVGTVAALIAGNWLGALTGSWWPEAGALALSTLAVSAAVAGLAALLGTPGIGLGAFVVMMLGNPFSGASSAPEMLPAPVGVIGQWLPPGAGASLLRSVSFFDGAAAGGPALTLAWWAVLGLGAVLLGSALKRRAASVTP
- a CDS encoding 8-amino-7-oxononanoate synthase yields the protein MARSPFEWIDEQARARSRAGLVRTLRPRPADSALLDLAGNDYLGLARHPEVTEGAARAARTWGGGATGSRLVSGSTELHAELERELAGFCGFESALVFSSGYAANLAAVTALAPHGSLIVSDAGNHASLIDGCRLARGTTQVVAHADPDAVRKALDTRAGPAIVVSDTVFSVDGDAAPLTALAAACRDAGEAGETGEAGKPGRPGAALVLDDAHGLGVIGDGGRGAAWAAGLAGAPDVVTTVTLSKSLGSQGGAVLGPAHVIDHLVNAARTFIFDTGLAPAAAGAALAALRLLREEPERAARARAVATALYERLTAEGLEAVRPDAAVVSVRAPSPEQALRWAAECRAAGLAVGCFRPPSVPDGISRLRLTARADLTDGQVDRAVGVIIEARR
- a CDS encoding DUF397 domain-containing protein, yielding MPATPRYVPSSTHPSAHLHGVRWWRSSRSTGMNNCVETARPDSGPWAGLLAVRDSKDASGPALLFAPAAWEGFIGALR
- a CDS encoding DUF6328 family protein, giving the protein MDDPHHHEERDETRLERADRNFLELLQELRVTQTGIQILFAFLLTLAFTPRFPSLDTVQRTTYVVTLLLAVLAAALFTAPAALHRRLFQQGAKPLLVKTSSRLAQIGLAALALALTGSMLLVVDVAVDRTEGIVAGATTLLLCVGLWEVLPYLLKRAADKNPDV
- a CDS encoding type II toxin-antitoxin system Phd/YefM family antitoxin, giving the protein MAYEIPVTQARAELADLINRVVYGAERVVVTRHGKPLVALVSAADLERLEKLDAVGDERVIRSVSGVHGSAPASASGERQRFGIAAEHRGPGVS
- the bioB gene encoding biotin synthase BioB, with amino-acid sequence MDLLNTLLDKGLRRELPTRDEALAVLATSDDELLDVVAAAGKVRRQWFGRRVKLNYLVNLKSGLCPEDCSYCSQRLGSKAEILKYTWLKPDQASEAAAAGLAGGAKRVCLVASGRGPTDRDVDRVSDTIKAIKDQNEGVEVCACLGLLSDGQAERLRDAGADAYNHNLNTSEGTYGDITTTHTYADRVDTVQKAHAAGLSACSGLIAGMGESDEDLVDVVYALRALDPDSVPVNFLIPFEGTPLAKEWNLTPQRCLRILAMVRFVCPDVEVRIAGGREVHLRTMQPLALHLANSIFLGDYLTSEGQAGKADLDMIADAGFEVEGTGEVTLPEHRATAHGGCGSHADADAGAGCGSHGGGGCGPCGSTAQEAAPEEPVHEAARGSEARTDLVSVRRRGAGTDLAPNA
- a CDS encoding C40 family peptidase, which encodes MTALNRVPSLFSRAGTASVLTIAAVGGGIVAPGFASDAEAATPATKALKVAASKKGSPYKYGAVGPKRFDCSGLTLYSFKKAGKKLPRTAAAQYNKTNHVSSSNRKQGDLVFFHSGRNVYHVGIYAGKGRIWHSPKTGDVVKLQKIWTKSVWYGRVR
- a CDS encoding ATP-binding protein; translated protein: MADHQEASVTLPSDPASVSAARTYVTDVLAEWGLPSDSETADTVRLIVSELATNAVQHTFGLSPTFTVDIELDRDEQLLIGVTDSHPRFPKRLPAAVQQDNGRGMVIIRWLTAESGGKLTVRPTREGGKTVSIMLPWTAPAQPVRAE
- a CDS encoding ATP-dependent Clp protease proteolytic subunit, which produces MTRSTNRPSARPSARHVLPEFTERTSSGTRTLDPYSKLLEERIVFLGTPIDDTYAAAVHDTMRYVSCEVETVCLGQAASAAAVLLAAGTPGKRYALPGARVLLQQPHLSEPVQGQASDLAIQADELLRTRARMEELLARHTGRSRERIGADIERDTILDARQALEYGLIDRIVPSRKAALGAPDDASGTSDTPGVG